In Rhinolophus ferrumequinum isolate MPI-CBG mRhiFer1 chromosome 7, mRhiFer1_v1.p, whole genome shotgun sequence, the following proteins share a genomic window:
- the PELO gene encoding protein pelota homolog, whose protein sequence is MKLVRKDIEKDNAGQVTLVPEEPEDMWHTYNLVQVGDSLRASTIRKVQTESSTGSVGSNRVRTTLTLCVEAIDFDSQACQLRVKGTNIQENEYVKMGAYHTIELEPNRQFTLAKKQWDSVVLERIEQACDPAWSADVAAVVMQEGLAHICLVTASMTLTRAKVEVNIPRKRKGNCSQHDRALERFYEQVVQAIQRHVHFDVVKCILVASPGFVREQFCDYMFQQAVKTDNKLLLENRSKFLQVHASSGHKYSLKEALCDPTVASRLSDTKAAGEVKALDDFYKMLQHEPDRAFYGLKQVEKANEAMAIDTLLISDELFRHQDVATRSRYVRLVDSVKENAGTVRIFSSLHVSGEQLSQLTGVAAILRFPVPELSDQEDDSSSSED, encoded by the exons ATGAAGCTCGTGCGGAAGGACATTGAGAAAGACAATGCGGGCCAGGTGACCCTGGTCCCCGAAGAACCTGAGGACATGTGGCACACCTACAATCTAGTGCAGGTGGGAGACAGCTTGCGTGCCTCCACCATCCGTAAGGTGCAGACCGAGTCCTCCACGGGCAGCGTGGGGAGCAACCGGGTCCGCACTACGCTCACTCTCTGTGTGGAGGCCATCGACTTCGACTCTCAAGCCTGCCAGCTGCGGGTTAAAGGGACCAACATCCAAGAGAACGAGTATGTCAAGATGGGGGCTTACCACACCATCGAGCTGGAGCCCAACCGCCAGTTCACCCTGGCCAAGAAGCAGTGGGACAGTGTGGTGCTGGAGCGCATCGAGCAGGCCTGTGACCCGGCCTGGAGCGCGGATGTGGCGGCTGTGGTCATGCAGGAAGGCCTCGCCCATATCTGCTTAGTCACTGCCAGCATGACCCTCACTCGGGCCAAAGTGGAGGTGAACATCCCTAGGAAACGGAAAGGGAACTGCTCCCAGCATGACCGCGCCCTGGAGCGCTTCTACGAACAGGTGGTCCAGGCCATCCAGCGCCACGTACACTTCGATGTTGTCAAGTGCATCCTCGTGGCCAGCCCGGGGTTTGTGAGGGAGCAGTTCTGCGACTACATGTTTCAGCAAGCAGTGAAGACTGACAACAAACTGCTCCTGGAAAACCGGTCCAAATTCCTGCAG GTACATGCCTCCTCTGGACACAAGTACTCCCTGAAAGAGGCCCTTTGTGACCCTACTGTAGCTAGCCGCCTTTCAGACACTAAAGCTGCTGGGGAAGTGAAAGCCTTGGAtgacttttataaaatgttacagCACGAACCTGACCGAGCGTTTTATGGACTCAAGCAGGTGGAGAAGGCCAATGAGGCCATGGCAATTGACACATTGCTTATCAGCGATGAGCTCTTCAGGCATCAGGATGTAGCCACACGGAGCCGGTATGTGAGGCTGGTGGACAGTGTGAAAGAGAATGCAGGCACTGTTAGGATATTCTCCAGTCTTCATGTGTCTGGGGAACAGCTCAGCCAATTGACTGGAGTAGCTGCCATTCTCCGCTTCCCTGTCCCTGAACTCTCTGACCAGGAGGATGATTCCAGTTCTTCAGAAGATTAA